Proteins co-encoded in one Klebsiella michiganensis genomic window:
- a CDS encoding MFS transporter has translation MSDNPLSVTLNRPPEAEKNSPLTSTLLLIMALACGVFVANVYYNQPLLELLQQAFPGQLALVSLAPTATQLGFAFGLFLLVPLGDKINRRTLILCQAAGLAVALACLALAPNVVTIVIASAAVGVTGSVAQQIVPFAAELAKPERRGQVVGTVMSGVLCGILLGRAVGGFSGDHWGWRATFWLGSVATAFGWLMLFFTLPHHRSGNKQSYMSLMRSLVSLWREEPLLRRATWIQAALFGSFIGLWTILALQLHAAFHLGADVAGMMGIVGAVGILIAPFAGRIADRRGPYTVIGLGALVMVISFAVLGLWTSLTGLVIGIILMDLGEQSALISNQHVIYALRPEARSRINTVFMSGMFIGGALGSWGASLMWRLGGWELASMLGGGLSLLGLLIHLVGQRKRS, from the coding sequence ATGTCGGACAATCCCCTGAGCGTCACCCTGAATCGCCCACCCGAGGCGGAAAAAAACTCGCCTTTAACCTCCACCCTACTGCTGATTATGGCGCTGGCCTGCGGCGTGTTTGTCGCCAATGTCTACTACAACCAGCCGCTGCTGGAACTGCTTCAGCAGGCGTTTCCGGGGCAGCTCGCGCTTGTCAGCCTAGCGCCGACGGCAACGCAGCTTGGGTTTGCCTTTGGCTTGTTCTTACTTGTGCCGCTGGGCGACAAGATTAACCGCCGTACCCTGATCCTTTGCCAGGCCGCGGGGCTGGCGGTAGCGCTGGCGTGCCTCGCCTTAGCGCCCAATGTCGTCACGATTGTGATTGCCTCCGCCGCGGTGGGCGTAACGGGCTCCGTTGCCCAGCAAATTGTGCCGTTCGCCGCCGAGCTGGCTAAACCGGAGCGCCGTGGGCAGGTGGTCGGCACGGTAATGAGCGGCGTGCTGTGCGGCATATTGCTTGGCCGGGCAGTGGGCGGTTTTAGCGGCGATCACTGGGGATGGCGGGCCACCTTCTGGCTGGGCTCCGTGGCGACCGCCTTCGGCTGGTTAATGCTGTTCTTTACCCTGCCACACCACAGGTCAGGCAATAAACAGAGCTACATGAGCCTGATGCGTTCGCTGGTTTCTCTATGGCGTGAAGAACCTCTGCTGCGGCGGGCAACCTGGATTCAGGCCGCGCTGTTTGGCTCGTTTATCGGCCTGTGGACCATTCTGGCCTTGCAGCTGCACGCCGCCTTTCACCTCGGCGCTGACGTCGCCGGTATGATGGGCATTGTGGGCGCCGTGGGCATCCTGATTGCGCCGTTTGCCGGGCGGATTGCCGACCGCCGGGGGCCGTATACGGTTATCGGGCTTGGGGCGCTGGTCATGGTTATCTCTTTTGCGGTGCTGGGGCTGTGGACTTCGCTCACCGGGCTGGTGATTGGCATTATCCTGATGGATCTTGGCGAGCAGTCGGCGCTGATCTCTAACCAGCATGTGATTTATGCCCTAAGGCCGGAAGCCCGCAGCAGGATTAATACGGTCTTTATGAGCGGAATGTTTATCGGTGGCGCGCTGGGATCCTGGGGCGCGAGCCTGATGTGGCGGCTGGGAGGCTGGGAACTGGCTTCGATGCTGGGCGGTGGGCTTAGCCTGCTCGGACTTCTCATCCATCTTGTCGGGCAGCGGAAGCGCAGCTAA
- a CDS encoding sugar transporter → MHFRPEIRALLLALAGAVVLAIGMGYGRFSYTGILPVMLKEGRLSLHQGNLAASANYAGYLIGALLLARAKPADARRLNMASVGLTIGCLLLLAWTTSPWAVVAVRGIAGLLSAVSLIAASLWLLQHMKHHTGAPVLYAGVGLGIFLSAEFIALGKAYGYSSQQIWLLCGVTALLLFALIFKLLISPPDYLMDYHTQTAIRVEPEEGQAKEAWKLLAIYGLAGFGYIITATYLPLFLSGSLSALDPVQLWALFGLAAVPSCFVWHQIVSKYGYRRAFAANLLVQAAGVVLPAFSQSLLFCLLSALLVGFTFTGTVTIALPEAKRLAHLVRFNMIAAMTAIYGVGQIIGPLVAGELYGITGSFNGSLAAATGALLLAGGLVLAGRSQVAG, encoded by the coding sequence ATGCATTTCAGGCCAGAAATTCGCGCGCTGTTGCTGGCGCTTGCGGGCGCGGTGGTGCTGGCGATTGGTATGGGCTACGGGCGTTTTTCCTATACCGGCATTCTGCCGGTGATGCTGAAAGAAGGGCGGCTGTCGCTGCATCAGGGTAATCTGGCCGCATCGGCGAATTATGCAGGCTATCTGATTGGCGCCCTGTTGTTGGCGAGAGCGAAACCTGCCGACGCCCGGCGATTAAACATGGCCTCCGTCGGGCTAACGATTGGCTGCCTGCTCCTGCTGGCCTGGACGACATCGCCGTGGGCGGTGGTGGCTGTACGTGGTATTGCCGGACTTTTAAGCGCGGTGTCGTTGATTGCGGCTTCATTATGGCTGCTGCAGCACATGAAGCACCATACCGGCGCGCCGGTGCTGTATGCCGGCGTGGGGCTGGGGATCTTTTTATCCGCCGAGTTTATCGCGCTCGGCAAAGCTTATGGCTATTCCAGCCAGCAAATCTGGTTGCTGTGCGGGGTCACTGCGCTGCTACTGTTTGCGCTGATTTTCAAACTGCTGATTAGCCCCCCGGACTATCTGATGGACTATCACACGCAGACGGCCATTCGGGTTGAGCCAGAAGAAGGGCAGGCTAAAGAGGCATGGAAACTGCTGGCTATCTACGGCCTGGCCGGATTCGGATACATCATTACCGCCACCTATTTACCGCTTTTTCTCTCCGGGTCGCTGAGTGCGCTGGATCCGGTGCAGCTTTGGGCTCTCTTCGGCCTGGCCGCGGTGCCGTCCTGTTTTGTCTGGCATCAAATCGTATCGAAGTACGGTTATCGCCGCGCTTTTGCCGCCAATCTTCTGGTGCAGGCCGCTGGCGTGGTGCTCCCGGCCTTTAGCCAGTCGCTACTTTTTTGCCTGTTAAGCGCTTTGCTGGTGGGCTTTACGTTTACCGGCACGGTGACAATAGCCTTACCGGAAGCCAAAAGGCTGGCACATCTGGTGCGCTTCAACATGATCGCGGCGATGACCGCTATTTACGGCGTCGGGCAGATTATTGGGCCGCTGGTTGCCGGGGAGCTTTACGGCATCACGGGCAGTTTTAACGGGTCATTAGCCGCCGCCACCGGCGCATTACTGTTGGCCGGTGGACTGGTGCTGGCAGGGCGTTCACAGGTTGCTGGCTGA
- a CDS encoding phosphatase, translating into MVMAALPGVSFAAHAAGCEETRAGIDMGSGTTKLVVAKVDTCKQRINKVLFEDQRPIGFNEDLSKSADNTLSPAIQQQGQAALRELTAEAARYHPARFNGVATAVFRSASNAQQVIDAFNRAAPVNLKIITQEQEAELGFLSAKASMPVPLADDQMVVWDIGGGSMQMTTWLQKHDKWQPEIYQGKLASVTLKNYIIDVGKNKDLHDVSSPNPIGSLRDGVLRFVRFYATTHVSPEMKQALAKRTVVGIGGVHDFSVSKQLNEKVYTLADLQKVSGSQVWKGDSELRGDYRATDVSNLLLVQGYMEALKIPEVTVVKANLVQGVLIQ; encoded by the coding sequence ATGGTGATGGCGGCCTTACCCGGCGTGAGCTTTGCGGCCCACGCCGCTGGCTGTGAAGAGACGCGAGCGGGCATCGATATGGGCTCTGGCACCACCAAGCTGGTGGTCGCCAAAGTGGATACCTGCAAGCAGCGCATCAACAAAGTGCTGTTCGAGGATCAGCGTCCGATCGGTTTTAACGAAGATCTGTCCAAATCCGCGGACAACACCCTCAGCCCGGCGATTCAACAGCAAGGGCAGGCGGCGCTGCGTGAGCTAACGGCAGAAGCCGCCCGCTATCATCCCGCCCGCTTTAACGGCGTGGCTACCGCCGTTTTCCGCAGTGCTTCTAACGCCCAGCAGGTGATTGATGCCTTCAACCGTGCTGCCCCGGTGAATTTAAAAATTATTACTCAGGAACAAGAGGCCGAGCTGGGGTTCCTGTCCGCCAAAGCGTCGATGCCGGTGCCGCTGGCAGACGACCAGATGGTGGTCTGGGACATCGGCGGCGGCTCGATGCAGATGACGACCTGGCTGCAAAAACACGACAAATGGCAGCCGGAGATTTACCAGGGCAAGCTGGCCTCCGTCACGCTCAAGAACTACATCATCGACGTGGGGAAAAACAAAGACCTGCATGATGTCAGCTCGCCAAATCCGATTGGCTCCCTGCGCGACGGCGTACTGCGGTTTGTTCGCTTCTATGCCACAACCCACGTCAGCCCGGAGATGAAACAGGCGCTGGCGAAGCGTACCGTCGTGGGTATCGGCGGGGTGCATGACTTCTCCGTCAGCAAGCAGCTTAACGAAAAGGTCTACACCCTCGCCGATCTGCAAAAAGTCTCCGGCAGCCAGGTCTGGAAAGGGGACTCAGAGCTGCGCGGTGATTACCGGGCCACGGATGTCAGCAACCTGCTGCTGGTTCAGGGCTATATGGAAGCACTGAAAATCCCTGAGGTGACCGTGGTGAAGGCCAATCTTGTTCAGGGCGTGCTGATTCAGTAA